Part of the Candidatus Binataceae bacterium genome, CACGGGCAGCGGCAACGAGACCGCGGCGCATCTGCTGGAGAACGGGCGCATCACGATCATGTTCTGCTCGTTCGACAAGACCGCGCAGATCGTAAGGCTCTACGGCCACGGCCGCACGATTCATCCTGGCGATCGGAACTGGGACGAGTATCTCGCGAAATTTCCCGCCGAACCCGGCGTGCGCCAGATCATGGAGATCGACGTTGAATCCACGATGACATCGTGTGGATATGCGGTGCCCCATCTCGACAATCTCGCGGAGCGCGAGACGCTGAGGAAATACTGGCAGAAGAAGGGCGACGACGCGGCGCCGGACTATC contains:
- a CDS encoding pyridoxamine 5'-phosphate oxidase family protein yields the protein MSKWFETITPEISEFIAAQKLFFVATAPHEGRVNVSPKGMDTFRVLDERRAIYLDLTGSGNETAAHLLENGRITIMFCSFDKTAQIVRLYGHGRTIHPGDRNWDEYLAKFPAEPGVRQIMEIDVESTMTSCGYAVPHLDNLAERETLRKYWQKKGDDAAPDYQRKHNEKSIDGLPTGIFGDTSRSAK